Below is a genomic region from Molothrus aeneus isolate 106 chromosome 5, BPBGC_Maene_1.0, whole genome shotgun sequence.
GCCGTGAGATGCAAGGTCGTGCTTAGCCACAAAAGTTGGGTGGGAGAAGTATTTTGAAAGCAGTTTCTATTCAGGGACTGGCTGTAGTGGAAACTGTTGGCATTCTCAGTGGAATATGTAGTGGAAAATTTAATAGCAGTGTTAAAAAGACAAGGTGATGGATGAAACCTTTCATGAAAATaagtgcatttattttaatttttgcccTTCTcagcatgttttctttcatcaGCTTCCAAATGCTGATATTGTTTGGTGCCTCTGAAATCAGCAAGTTTCAGGTATCTCTTTGAGTTTCTTCAGCTGAGTTAATCCCCACAGGCTTTTCCTGAGTTTCCAATGTGGTATCTTCAGAGTATCTTGGACGAACTGTGCTCTGAGTTTCTTCAGCTGAGTTAGTCCCCACAGGCTTTTCCTGAGTTGCCCATCTGGTATCTTCAGACTGTCTTGGATGACCTGTGCTCTGAGTTTCTTCAGCTGAGTTAATCTCCACATGCTTTTCCCGAGTTACCCATCTGATATCTTCACAGTATCTTGGACGAATTGTGCTCATAGCTGTGAAAAATAAGGATTTCAGAATTGAATTGAAAAACACGTTCTGAAGAAAGGAAGTTCCAGACGCTATGAGCCACTCTCGGGAAGTCTGGTAGCCGTAGGACAAACCATAGAGCACGATGAAGAAGGATGAGAGCACGGTTATGGTCAGAACCAGGCCCCAGGCCACAGGGACACACCACCACCACAGCAAGGGCTCGCTGTCCGGGATCTTGCGGAGCTGCCTGATGGTAGTGCTTAGTCTCCTCACTTTGGACAAGATGCTCCCTTCTAGGAAACTGGAACCTGACTTCTGGGGCGTTTTACCCACCTGAGGGGAGCTCACAGGTGTCGTCTCCTCCTGTGTGTCAATTACATTTGCATCTTTTTCAGATACTATGCAATTATTCCAGTACGTAGAATCTACCTTTGGGTACATCTTAGTCACAACAGGAGGAGGATCCTTCTGGGAATACTTAAATAAGACAATTATTAACATTTCCACAGGGAGGGTAAGCAAAGCACATTCAATTCCTACTGATATTGATCTCATATACCTCAGGTATATTGGAGCTTCGTCATCCTTTCCAGCATTAAAGAACATAATGTTAACAAGCAAGGTGAATAATAGTACTGCTAAAAATGTACACAACCTTTGGAACCTGGTGAAAGCCCCAGCGTTAACAGGAGCAAAAATTGAGAGCCACAGATGGTACTCTGTCAGTCTCCTGTTAAAATGAATAAGAAAATAGTCGATTTTGGGTAGAGGTGTCTGGGGGTCTGTGGCAGAAAATTTCAAGGCTCGTGAGGGATCATTCTTGTCAAGGGAAAGCCATTTTCTGCACAGAAAGAACCAGACCTTCCTGGTGGACATGTCCTCAACTTCAGCTCTGCTTAAGAACCAGGTTGGAGATGTGCCATCGTTATTGAGCCTGATCTTGAAGGAACTAATATCTCCCAATTTTTTCTTAGTAGTTATCAGAAAGCAATCAATGCTTCCCCGTTGGAAAGCTGGAGAAGGCTGGTGCCATAAACAACGGAATTTACTCCTGCCGTACTGGCCGATGAGCTGCAGGAAGACCTCTGCTTTGGTCCCAGCATTCCAGCGACTGCCTGTGTACAGAGTGACCAAAAAGCTCCCATCATCAGAGGCCTCATTGTCTGGCAGAACGATAATGTACTTGATCTCCCTCTCAGCCCTGTCTCTTCTTATAGCCCAGCAGCACAAAAGCAAGAAGATGATAAAAATACAGAGCACTGTTATGAGGGTCAGTGGGTTTTTAGGTATGTCTGCTATCAGGTTTCTCCCCAGATCTACTGTGTTGGGAAGAACTACTACTTTGGCTGCCAGGAACctgatgctgggtgctggaagGGCTGACACACTCCTGCGACGCCGCATGGAGACACAGATACAGTGCACCTTCTCCCAGTTGGTCAGGGGACCAATCACACATGTCTCTTTGCTCCACTCACTTTCAATCCCATTCAGAAATAGGCACTGGTCATTAAAAATGTAGATGCTCACCATTTTCTGGTTTGGGTACCTTAAGATATAGTGTGTCTTCAAGACAACAGTGATGTTCTGAGTGTCTGCACCACCTTTCTGCACTATGTCTACCAGCAGGGACTTTGGGAGACAGACTATATAGGGACCTTTAACGCTACAGTCATCAATGATTGTCTCATTCCCACTTGCAACTGTTTGCATGTTGTGAAAAGCAATAAATGAGGCCACGGGCTCAGCGCCAGTAAGATTGGTACCTGCAAATATCAGCACCTTGAAAGTAACTTTTAATTTTGTCATGATCTGGAAGTACATGCTCGTGGCAGTTTCATTGATCTCAAAATGAAATCCTCCAGTTGTGTAAGTTTGTGTTTTATCGGGTCCCATTACTAAATTAAAAGTAGCAACTCCACCTTTCCTGGCAAGAAAAGCGTCTGCTCTTTCAGGCATGAATGGAACTAGATCCCCATCAGTCTTAGTCTCTGCCATTTTAAACCCCATGACCATTGATATAATATCTGATGTGTAACCTAACCATGGGAAGGGGCTGTCATCAAATTCAAAAACGGCAGTAGAAAACACAGTGTCCGGCGCCACTCCTGAAACATTTCCTCTTCTCATTATTGGATAAAAACAATTGTGGCAGGTGTCTGTTTCAGGCAAATAATTTGTAATGTTCCAGgcttcatttttcttcagagtGATATTCCAGTGTCCTGTTTCTATTAGAGTTTCTATTTCTTCAGGGActtttccccagaaaactaCCTCTGTTACACCTTCCATGATGGAGAAAACATGTTGAATTCCATTTGCACTGACATTCTTGAGATGCAGAAGATCAGCTCTTAGGACATTGGACAAGCATCTTAGTATTCCACTGGTCTGAATTTCTGCTCCCTCAGACCAATGGATCTGACTCCTCTGTCTCTTCAGAATTCCTGTTACTTCTGTCAGTTTCCCAATGGCAAGGTCTTGTGACCTAACATTCATTTTCTCAACTGACTCTGTGATTTCAGAAATAACAGCCACTACTTGGTTGATTTCCATgatgctatttactgaaatattCAAGGCTGCTTTAACCACAGTTTCCCGAAGGTGAGCCTGGGGGAGCTCGACAGTTGGTGTGGTTTTAACAGAGTTTAAGAGTGAGGCTGCAAGATAAATCAAATAACCAGCTCTAAGACGATCACCAATTTGCTGAGCAGATGTGGACACGCTTAAATGGCTTGCTGAATCCAGCAGGTCATGAAACACACGTACAAGGGATTGAGTTCTAAGTGGCCTCCTCACATAGGCACGTAAACTCACCTGGGTAAATGCCCTGAACGCATCACGGACTTGAACATGAATTGTCAAACGGTACCAACGAGAGGGCATTCCAAGTGGGAGAAAAGATGGAGGAGTTTTAGGCTCAGAACCAAAGTACAGAATTGTGCCAAATGTGTTTTCCACCACAGAACTTACTGTGGTAGTCTGGGGTATGTTGGAAGCTACTATCACTTTATATGTCAGAGGTAAATGGCTGTCAGAAAATCCTCTACACTTAACAACAAATTTTGTCTGAAAGGCAAACCCGTAGCGGGGTCTGATGTTACACCTGCCATCCTGAGGTGGAGTATTTACTGCAAAGGGTCTTCTGTAGGATGTGGACCTACCATCCCAGGTAGTTACGCTTAAGTGAAGTATGTAGGTTGGATATTGAGGCTTTATGAAAGTCATAGCATGTATAGACAGGTAAGCCCCAGACCTCCCCGTTGATGTTTTGGAAGCCCAATCAAAATCAATTTCATTAGAGGTGTCTGAAAAAAGGGACCAGTGATATAATGGCTTGTTGCTCGGTTTACAGTTTGAGCATTTTCCAGATAGGGCAAATCTCTCTGTTGGAATTAAACTGGTACCACAGTTTTCAAGGCATTTCACATCCAGAACGAGTGGAGGGCCAGGATCTATTTCTATAACTTGATCAGCATAAGCCATCCTTCTGCCCTTTTGAATCACCAGGCGAAAGTAGTATAAGGTGCTTCCTGGGAGGTATTCTGGTGGTATTGTTTGAATGGGACCTGAGGGTGTTATCCATCTCAAATCCTTCTGGAATGGATGGCATctgtttttccatttgaatCTCATGGTTTTATAGTCTGCTAAGTCTTTAGTGCAGTACCAAGTAAATATCAATGGTCCTTCCTCTGAATCAGGATCAGAGGATGCAGAACCATCAAGAGTCCATCTATCAGAAAATTTCACTGTGCGGACAGAGCCTCCTGAGATATTTGCCACTAGATCAGCTCTCTCAATCTGAACATAAATCATATCATGGGCCTTGAGGACTATTGAGGTCCTAATTGGGACTACCTcagcagtgaaataaaacaGATACAACCCATAATCTAAACTATTAGCGGGAACAGTTAAATGTATCATTCTTACGCCAAACATGCTCGAAGTGTTTACTGGCTTTGACCAGTCCGGCTCAGTTTTTGTGTCCACGGCAGGATAGACTTGCCATTGAGGCCTGATAGATATGCCGATGTCGCAGTCTACGTTCAACttgacaaagagaaaaaattctaaTGCCCTTTTCTTGTACAAGATAATGGATCTGGGAGTAGGTCTCTGAATCCAACACCTGAGTATCCTACAATTTTTTTGCTCACAAACCACTGGTGCTTCTATGGTTTTTGCAGTGCGGTTGTTGACCCTGACACTTAAAAGAGCCGGTGTAGGTGCACTGCTGGTGCAGTTCACTTTTGCCACAAACCCCGTGTATTTCTCTGCATCAAAGGGTAAAGCAGAGCGACGGACAAAACGCGCGGCATTTTTTACGTGGTCATTGTATGTGTATGTGCTACTCTGGACAATATGGTCTTTTTTTGTGCCAAAAAGCTGCAGATAGAAGGTCCACTCGCACTGAAGCATCGGATGTTGTGTAGGGATAAACCACACTAAATAACTAAAGTTCTGCAGAACAGAAGGACGGGCACTGCTGAAAACGTGGATGTCAAGGTCTCTTTCTGCCAGTGACCTAATCAAAGCCCTCTTCTGATTCATATAAAGGTACATTTTGAACTTGTACCACTGTAAGGCCAGAAACTCTATAGTGAGTAAGTAGGAGAGCTCCTTGTAGTGGTAGAACAcagtgtgtgtgttgggacaaTCTGTGGAAAAAGTGCTGTTGTTGTCTTTAGATGTGTAAAATGTTCCCTGGTTGTACCTGAAAATGTAAGTGCTGCTCTTGGTCTTCCCTGGACAAAGGTTGACATGTATGGGAGCTTCTTTGCCAGCAGTTAAGCTCAAGGTACCATTGAGCAGGTGCAGTTCCCCCATCAATTCCTCAAACCTCTTTCCATCAACATGGAAATAAACACTGGCCACCACTATCTCATCCAGGCTCTGAGGTGTAGAAATGGCACAGAAGTTGCTTGGCAGTGTAAATGAACTGTAGGAGCAGAGCCAACCTCCGATAGCCTGTGTGTCTACCAGTCTGTAGGCAAGTGTACTCAGGGTAAGGGGCTGAAGCCACCAGGACaagctgaggggctgctgagGAACACTAAGGAGCTTGGAGCTGACACTGAGAACATGCACCAAGTCAGGCTCCACCTTGAGAGAGAGGTTGAGGCTTATGTGAGGCATCTCCTCAACACTGACCGAAGCAACGTGGATCCCGGGGTGCCTGTAGCGCACAGTCAAGCGGTAGCTGTAGTAGGTGGCACAGGTCTGTTCCAGCTCAACTCTTGGATAGACAGCAGGTGATGTTGTGTCCTGGTGCTcactgctgggaaggagaaggctCGAGGGGACACCTCCCCGGCTGCTGAAGCGGTACTGCCAGCCAGCACTCTTGAGGCGTGcacaccagcccagctccacgGGCTGCCACGCTTGGATAACGCGTGTTTGCGGCCAAAGCACGAACAGCCGCATATCCTGCTCAGCGATCTCCACGCTCACGTTGCGGTGAAAGCACTCAGGTGCAGCGCAGGAGGCAGATGAGCACTGAACTGTAAGAAGGCTGGAAGCCCCGGCTGAGGGAGCTTCTGTCTGCAGTACCACCTGGCCTGACCAGCGTGAGATGTTCCTCAGAGAGGCCCCGTTCAGGTACCAGAGGCAGCAAGGTGGGGATGGTGGCTGCCCCACGTCCCCCTCtacctccagccctgctcctggggcgGGCTGGTAATGCAGGGTCACGGTGCTGTTCCACAGGCACGACACCCTGTGCTCGTTGTCCTGCCGCTGGAAGACTTGGCCGTGAGGGCCCGGGCAGCTGACCCGCAGGGGTGACGGCTGGAGACGGACAGGAGACGCCGCCGAGCCCCGGCGGCAGCAGgcgagcagctgcaggaggagaaggaggagcgCGGCCATCGCGGCCAGAGGGGACGGGGCGGAGGACGCGCGGCCTGCCGCGACTGCTCGTTGGGGTGGCCCAACGGCTGGAACAGCAGCCTGAGGGCACCAGAGCCTCCTCCGCAGGGCAGCTGGTGAGAACACTATTTAACCTCGGACACCGGGCCGGGCCGGAAGAAGGAGCAAAGATTTGGGGGCCAATAATCGCCACCGAACTGCGGCTGGCGTCCCTCAGCGACGGCGCGGGGACTCCGCGCGTACCCGGCACGCACCGCCCGCCGCTCGCGCCGctggcggccccgcccccgctcGCGTCGGAGCCGCGGAGTGCGAGATTGCAGCGGGACCATGGCTGCGCTGAGGGACTGCaaggtgagggcagggctggggggctgcggggggacCATGGCTGCGCTGAGGGACTGCaaggtgagggcagggctggggggctgcggggggacCATGGCTGCGCTGAGGGACTGCaaggtgagggcagggctggggggctgcgaGCGGCTGGCGGCGTGAGGGCGGACGGGGCTGCGGAGGGACGGCACCGCTGAGGCCCCGAGCCAGCACGGCTCGGTCCTGCCcgtcccctgtgcccagggccgGCGGGGGCCTCCGTGGGGTCCCGGGGACGCCGACGGGCTTTGGGGCTCTGGCGGGCGGGGAGCTGAGCCGGGCTCGCTGAGGCTGGAGCTCAACTTCATACACTCGGGTGGGTTTCGGAGGAGGGAAGCTGCTGTTGGGATCTGGAAAAGGGCATCTCCTTCACCCATATTTTCTGCCGGGGAAACAGACCCATATGTGAGCATTTCTGGGTCTtgttcccagcccaggggtCCCGCGGCACCCACCTGCCCCCTCCGTGGGCCTCAGAAGTGGGTCAGGCCTTTGATTAAATCAGCCTCGGGTCAAAGGGTGCAACCTGCGGGAGCTGCTTACTGATTAAGTAATTTGAGCGCTCTCTTTCTGACAAACTCCTTTTATGGTTGTGTTTTAGTTAATTAGGGCAGTGGCAGGTTAAAACAAAGTCTTGAAGATTGTGTGAGACAGGTGCGTGGTTGACAGAGCTTTGGGGATCTGTCACGCAAGGAGTTCAGTAGGTGCCAACTGCAGCCCACAGAGAGCACAATTCTTAGAGCCAGCTAAGATTCTAGCAGaggagaaaatacaaataaacagTCAGCAGATCTCATGACTGAACTCTAATCTTAGAGCAGGGGAAAGGGCAGGGCTTTGGTCTCACCAAGAAGCAGTGAGAAGAGCAAAAGCCATGACTCTCTAATACAAGAGGAAAGACTCTCTCCTGGAGTTAGAGGGAGGGCTGTGGGAGATCAGTATAAGAGAGCCCAAAGGGAGCCTCTGTGGGAAGGGGAACTGATGATCCTTACAGACTCTTGAAGCTGATTTTTGCCCACTCACACTCCCTCCTGGACTTCTTCAGTCACAGTCTGATAACTCACTAGAGAGAAGCCCCAGGACCTGAGTGTTCCAAGTAGTCTGGCCAGGACCCCTTATGTATGTCCTAGAGGACAAGGGGTGCTGCCTTTTCTGTGATCCCAGTAGTTCTTTAGCTCTCAGTTGGCAGTGACAGATTAGGTTTGGAGCACATCTTTTACATCTCTTAGGAGCCAgaagctgctgtgggatggTTCCTCCCTGTAGCCCATTGTCCTGATGTGCTAGCAGTGGCACAGAGTAGTGGCATCCCTGATGTGACACAGTCTTGCTGCCATTCTCCTGTTGCCAGAGTGGGAGTTTCCACTGAGTCAGGTGGGCTGTAGCCATAGCAGGACAGAGGCTTTCCAGAGTGGCTGGAAATAGCACATACCTCAGCTAGATCAGCAGTGTCCTTAGAGATAGATGCAGGCTATCTCTACATTTTCCACTAACCTTTGTTCTGCTGGTTTGTTCTGGTGCTCACACACAGAATTTTCCATTCTTGTGAATCAGCATCAAGTCCCCTTAGAATGGGACATCATTTTCTGCTTGGCAAGCACCTCAGGCTGTTGTGTAAAACAGTAAAACAGGCAGTGATGCAGAGACCTGCTCCAAAGGAAGCTTGTTTTTGATGACTGATGCTGAGGGTGGCTCCTGGCCTACTTTGCTGGGCACCATGGAAGATAGCCAGTAAGTAGCAAGCCTAACCTTGCTACCTGCTTGgcttttctctttattctttttctggGTGATAAATGACGTagagaataaaaattttcagcCCCCCTGAGGTTGCTGAATAGAGCTGAAAGACTAACTGGCAAAAAAAGATAAagggatatatatataaaagataaAGGTTTATATAGGTATATATAAACCTATAaagatatatttataaataaatgtgtgtatatatatatatatatatatatatatatatatatatatatataaaagataaAGGTTTAAAGGTATGCACACAGGATTATAAACATGGCTGGAACCAGTGGAGAAACAGATAACAAGGACTGCAGTGTTTTTTTGGCAAGTTACATAACTCAGAAACAACAGCACATGACCAAAGAAAAAGTTCAAGGAAAGGTCACCTTTAATATCAAAAGCATTCAGTGAATATGACCACCAGAGACCCCTTTTTATGACTCTCCAGGTCCAGAAAAGAACTTCCAACAGGAGGAAGATGCATGAAAATTCATTCTAGGAATTAATTCTGTGTATTAGATAAGAAGCATGTATTAATAAATATGTATGATTATGGTGGATAAAGAAAGACTTTGTTGCAAAGTCTCACCACACCCACAGAGCAAAGAGAGTGTGTCCTGTGCAGATAACAAATGCCTGCTTCCTAGTGCTTCAGATTGTGTTGGGAAGTTTATTCCAGCCAATTTCAGTATCGTGGATATAGTATGAATTGTAAAGAAAATGTGTAATTTTAGATTCAGGTCTAGTCTTTCAGGCGTGTAATTTGAAGACTCAGTTGCTTTAGCTGTTGGAATGTGAGCCTTTAATCCAATCACAGTGGGAAAGCTTTAGGATATATTAACAAAGTTGTCTTTGCCGGGTTACTTAAAAATTTTGACGGATTATTATAGCTAGGAAATGCTTTAAAGTGTAAAATGAGAAGAGCTGAATTCTTGCAGCATCAGGAAGGACTAAGCCCCCATTAGGAGAAGTCTGAATTAGCTTGCCCCAGGTCTGTTTTTATAATAGTTGTCCATCTTCCATATTCTGTGTACTGCATTAAAGTAATGCTGAAGTGATCGGGGCAGCTTCTCAAACGAACTCTGCTCATTTGCCAGCAGGCAGCCAGGAGATGTTGTGCCTCAGTCATGTTATGCTGCTAGAAACTGTGGCAGCCcaattctgttttgctttttagcTTTATCCATTTCCCATGTTCTTACTGTTGTTAGGCTTGTGTGTATAAATGTGTGATCCAAATTTTCAGTTGGTTAACTCCAGAGACTGAGTGGATTTGCTCTGCCAGGCTGTTTGGTCTGCAAGTTGATTCAGAAGAACATTATTGTTTGAAGAAGATTACAGATTTATAGATTATACGGTTTTATTTTACCATGTTTCTACTTCACACGAGGTGTGCCTGTAGCAGAGGAACTCACCAACAGCTCTAAAGAATTCAGAATGACAGGTGTGGGGCAACCCATTGAGATCTTCTGGTACACTTGGTAATTGTTGGCTTCTTTCGTCTCACTATTAGCTCCAACTAATTGAATGTTAATGTAACTGCAACTGAACAAAAGGTTTGTTTCTGCCTCACACTGTACTtccaacttttctttttaaaagtgcaCAGCTGATGAAAATACCAGAACAGCATCAATTTGAACATCTGTCAGTGTCAGGAAGATGAGGGTGTAAAAGGAGCacgtttgtgtttgtttgttgtgcAGGCCTGGCAGGATGCTGGACTTGTCCTGTCCACGACCAGCAATGAAGCCTGTAAGCTCTTTGATGCTGTGCTGACACAGGTATGACTGAAAATGGGATTCAAAGGGACTCGTGCATGGAACACTCTTTACTGTAGCTGATACTTAAATTTCTTATCAGCTGGGAGAGCCTCAAAATGAGGCCACCACAGGAGTTCAGCCTTTAACTGGCTGCAGCTTTTAGCAGAGGGCTGTACCAGATGCTGCAGCCGTGGTGAAAACCTCAGCCAGTGAGCTCATTCCACTTGATGCCAACACATCAGCCAAAAACCCTCTAGAAATCCAGAGTAATTGGTTCTGCTGGTGACTGAATGATATTAAACCCCagtttttctggctttttaCTACACTAAACCTTCCAGAATGCAACATTTGTCTTTTAGTCATTTGCCTTGCTGTTGAATTTTAAGCGTCTgtgagaacaaaaagaaaaaatcctccTTATCATAGAGGATTTCTCCACCCTCTCTTGCTCTGCCTCTCTTGCAGTATGCAACTTGGACCAATAATGAGAGCCTTGGAGGTATTGAAGGATGTCTCTCCAAGCTAAAAGCAGCAGATCCAAACTTTAGTGAGTATAACCTTTGATTCTGAGCATTGGAAGTGCTGGGTTAATGCCTGTTGTCTTGGTATTTAACTGACTTGGTTTATTCAAGGGGAAGGTGATAATTTATAGAATTCTGTAAAACTTCCTCAAACTGTAGAGCAGGCAGAATGCTTttgtgtggtggttttttttcttttcatttcacatAATATTTGAGTGGCTGTCATGAAAACCTTCTGAGAACTTTATGCTTGGGAGACTTCCTAGACCCCTGTGTCCACAAGTCAGTTTTATTGAAAACGCTCAGCTCCTCTGGTGTTTTGTGGAGCTGAAGGCTCTGCCGTGAGCtcagctggtgctgtgctgtttcctgcagcaatgggacATGTCATTGCCAATGGCTTGGAGCTGATTGGCACTGGCAGGACCGTGAGGCTCGACAGGGAGCTGGACAGCGCCGTGAGAGCCATGGTGGCACTTTCCGAGTCACAGCCACTGACAGAGCGGGAGAGGCTTCATGTGTCGGCGTTGGACGTGTTTGCCAGGGGGTGAGTCCTGTGTCACCCTGCTCGAGGGGCTGGCAAGAGTTCCTTTGtctgctgcaggcagaagtGAAGGTTGGCACTAGTGGTGTGTCATGGTGGCTGACCTCTAGCAGAGGATCAAGGTGAGATGTCACAGATTGTCCCTGAGTTTCTCTCTTCACCCCAGGTGCCATGTCTAGCTGGTGAGCAGCACTGTAGGAAGTAAAGTGCTCTATTGCCATTCACTTCCTAGCGTTAAGCACTCCAAGTTTAAAATGTGCAACAGATCCATCAGTGGGGTTTAGAACTAGGAAATGAAGTATTTGGCTACAGTAGGGTCCAGACTCAGATGCACAGACAGAAAATTACAGACTTCTCTCTCTTGTCTCCCTATGTCAAAACCTATTTCCCCTGTAAAACAGGGAGGTAAGAGTGTCACACTGTGTGCTGTAGAGGCACACTCCTTCATTCCATATGATAAATCTGTATGAACAGCAGAACATATGGGCTAATGATTCACTTTCATTATTTGTTTGCCAAACAATTGAGCAAGCATGGATTTGCCTCACATCTCAGCAAAGGAAATGAGTAAGCTACTGAGGCCCTGCCACTGGGTTTGattcccagaaaggagagggaaggtgTCTTTTTACATACAAAGTTCCATTAATTATGGTGGGTCCCTCTAGGAACTATTCAGCCCTGGAGGAAAATTTTTAGATTTATGGTTTAAGcttgtttcattttccttgtgtgttacAGTGATTTGGTGTAACCCAACACAATTTCTTTCATAAGATTTCTCAGAAGGTGCCAAATGAAGATAATCCTATTATTATCTTAGAAAAGACTAAAGAATTCCTTCAAGGAAGACAAGAAGTCATTTGGTGatgaattttctatttttcagcaTAGTTTGAGTTCAGGACTAACAGTAGGGGCAGGCGTGTGTCCCCTTTTTCGGtgatggaaataatttttttatttctagccAACTTCCAAAAGCTTGTGATCTATGGGAGCAGATTCTGCAGAGCCACCCCACTGATCTGCTAGCCCTCAAATTTTCCCATGACACTTATTTCTACCTGGGATATCAACGCCAGATGCGAGATTCTGTTGCCCGTGTTTATCCTTTCTGGACACGTGATGTTCCACTGAGCAGGTGAGTCATGCTTCACTTGGAAATTGCTCTTTACCTGGTGTGCAAGGACTATGTGGTTTTTAAAAGTTCAGGATCTTTTGGAAACAAGACATGTAGACAAAAATCAAGAGTCTAGAAATTATTCAAACTTGACTACGCATAGAACATGTATCCCTCTTGACACTGTTGGTGAGGGATTTTTCTTAAGTGAGCTGTGTCTCACTACTAACAAATATAGCACTTGGTGTGTAACACATAGGATAAAATCATGTCCTCACCCAGGGCAGTGgcaaaatttcttcatttcttccaaaaaaatACTATTCATCTTGATCCACTAAATAAATCAGGTGCACATAAcatccctatttttttttttttttggcttaatGAGGATGATTTACAATCAGTTTTAAAGGGCCACTTCATGTAAAAGTACCTTCCTGTGGTTTTGTGGGCACTGGGGAAAATGTAGAAGATTGCCTTTGAGATGCTCAGATAGCTTTGGTGATAGCAGTGTCTCACTTCTAGTCTTTTAATTCTGCATCTTACAACTGTTTTGGAGATCAGCAGCTGGTTCTGTGTAGCTGGTGATTCCATCTCATCCAGAGATGGAAATGTCCATTCTGATGTGCATGTTGTCACTGTTTGCCATACTGGTGTCTCAGGGTCACTCATTTCCTCTGAGAATTAGCTTGGTAGTTCTGTATCCTGTGAGCTTGAACCTTGTTGTAAATTGCTCTGCAAGGACTTTTTGAGTTAAATGCTCTTTCtaatgtgtttttttcagtCCTGGACTAAGCCTTGTTATAAATGGATGATGtgttctttttcccccttctgttAGCTATGTGAAGGGCTACTACTCTTTTGGACTCGTGGAAACAAACCTTTTTGACCGTGCTGAGAAGGTTGCCCATGAGGTAAACTGCCTGCTGTTGGTGCTGAAAGGCTTGAGAATTCTCAGACAGGGTGTTGGTTCCTGCCAGTTGTTAGTCAAAGCAGCAAAGAGATACAGCTCAGCATGGAAATGCTCACAGATCTTTGTGAGACTTGTTGATAACTCTTTTCACATCTCTGCCCCACCAAGGCGGTTTCACTGGACTGCATTGCCCTCACTTGCCTATGAGCATGCCCTGTCAGATGGGGTCAGAACATCCCTATAAAATCCATATATCAGCCCACCTGCTGCTTCCCACATGTATAA
It encodes:
- the PKDREJ gene encoding LOW QUALITY PROTEIN: polycystin family receptor for egg jelly (The sequence of the model RefSeq protein was modified relative to this genomic sequence to represent the inferred CDS: inserted 2 bases in 1 codon; deleted 2 bases in 1 codon), encoding MAALLLLLLQLLACCRRGSAASPVRLQPSPLRVSCPGPHGQVFQRQDNEHRVSCLWNSTVTLHYQPAPGAGLEVEGDVGQPPSPPCCLWYLNGASLRNISRWSGQVVLQTEAPSAGASSLLTVQCSSASCAAPECFHRNVSVEIAEQDMRLFVLWPQTRVIQAWQPVELGWCARLKSAGWQYRFSSRGGVPSSLLLPSSEHQDTTSPAVYPRVELEQTCATYYSYRLTVRYRHPGIHVASVSVEEMPHISLNLSLKVEPDLVHVLSVSSKLLSVPQQPLSLSWWLQPLTLSTLAYRLVDTQAIGGWLCSYSSFTLPSNFCAISTPQSLDEIVVASVYFHVDGKRFEELMGELHLLNGTLSLTAGKEAPIHVNLCPGKTKSSTYIFRYNQGTFYTSKDNNSTFSTDCPNTHTVFYHYKELSYLLTIEFLALQWYKFKMYLYMNQKRALIRSLAERDLDIHVFSSARPSVLQNFSYLVWFIPTQHPMLQCEWTFYLQLFGTKKDHIVQSSTYTYNDHVKNAARFVRRSALPFDAEKYTGFVAKVNCTSSAPTPALLSVRVNNRTAKTIEAPVVCEQKNCRILRCWIQRPTPRSIILYKKRALEFFLFVKLNVDCDIGISIRPQWQVYPAVDTKTEPDWSKPVNTSSMFGVRMIHLTVPANSLDYGLYLFYFTAEVVPIRTSIVLKAHDMIYVQIERADLVANISGGSVRTVKFSDRWTLDGSASSDPDSEEGPLIFTWYCTKDLADYKTMRFKWKNRCHPFQKDLRWITPSGPIQTIPPEYLPGSTLYYFRLVIQKGRRMAYADQVIEIDPGPPLVLDVKCLENCGTSLIPTERFALSGKCSNCKPSNKPLYHWSLFSDTSNEIDFDWASKTSTGRSGAYLSIHAMTFIKPQYPTYILHLSVTTWDGRSTSYRRPFAVNTPPQDGRCNIRPRYGFAFQTKFVVKCRGFSDSHLPLTYKVIVASNIPQTTTVSSVVENTFGTILYFGSEPKTPPSFLPLGMPSRWYRLTIHVQVRDAFRAFTQVSLRAYVRRPLRTQSLVRVFHDLLDSASHLSVSTSAQQIGDRLRAGYLIYLAASLLNSVKTTPTVELPQAHLRETVVKAALNISVNSIMEINQVVAVISEITESVEKMNVRSQDLAIGKLTEVTGILKRQRSQIHWSEGAEIQTSGILRCLSNVLRADLLHLKNVSANGIQHVFSIMEGVTEVVFWGKVPEEIETLIETGHWNITLKKNEAWNITNYLPETDTCHNCFYPIMRRGNVSGVAPDTVFSTAVFEFDDSPFPWLGYTSDIISMVMGFKMAETKTDGDLVPFMPERADAFLARKGGVATFNLVMGPDKTQTYTTGGFHFEINETATSMYFQIMTKLKVTFKVLIFAGTNLTGAEPVASFIAFHNMQTVASGNETIIDDCSVKGPYIVCLPKSLLVDIVQKGGADTQNITVVLKTHYILRYPNQKMVSIYIFNDQCLFLNGIESEWSKETCVIGPLTNWEKVHCICVSMRRRRSVSALPAPSIRFLAAKVVVLPNTVDLGRNLIADIPKNPLTLITVLCIFIIFLLLCCWAIRRDRAEREIKYIIVLPDNEASDDGSFLVTLYTGSRWNAGTKAEVFLQLIGQYGRSKFRCLWHQPSPAFQRGSIDCFLITTKKKLGDISSFKIRLNNDGTSPTWFLSRAEVEDMSTRKVWFFLCRKWLSLDKNDPSRALKFSATDPQTPLPKIDYFLIHFNRRLTEYHLWLSIFAPVNAGAFTRFQRLCTFLAVLLFTLLVNIMFFNAGKDDEAPIYLRYMRSISVGIECALLTLPVEMLIIVLFKYSQKDPPPVVTKMYPKVDSTYWNNCIVSEKDANVIDTQEETTPVSSPQVGKTPQKSGSSFLEGSILSKVRRLSTTIRQLRKIPDSEPLLWWWCVPVAWGLVLTITVLSSFFIVLYGLSYGYQTSREWLIASGTSFLQNVFFNSILKSLFFTAMSTIRPRYCEDIRWVTREKHVEINSAEETQSTGHPRQYLKLADFRGTKQYQHLEADEXENMLRRAKIKINALIFMKGFIHHLVFLTLLLNFPTYSTENANSFHYSQSLNRNCFQNTSPTQLLWLSTTLHLTAVSTPLLSSQR